Proteins co-encoded in one Papaver somniferum cultivar HN1 chromosome 5, ASM357369v1, whole genome shotgun sequence genomic window:
- the LOC113281787 gene encoding F-box protein At5g39250-like, which produces MMHGEVLKALFPLLDAKDLASSMQVCKQWRDTARDDYFWKCLCAKRWPSICKNPSSPPMTYHKLYLTFSKRIQRRTLLPPRLSFDDLEFFIDIWAEDVIIFSEAIQGPVLKTKIPLEEGMSNLLRFHLQGSDYRMTIPVNPRFDVRLGQSVSVSVLVGRKDSNKIAQIVKKSVFDYIDRSAHRALAFDYLDFSPLHPFISGVRSWVSLLFTEEGNDSLLNVFGVQLDFCDAANSEDEVLWLLDMLDWK; this is translated from the coding sequence ATGATGCATGGGGAGGTTCTAAAAGCTCTGTTTCCTCTGTTGGATGCCAAAGACCTAGCGTCGTCTATGCAGGTATGTAAGCAGTGGAGAGATACTGCTAGAGATGATTACTTTTGGAAATGCCTCTGTGCAAAGAGATGGCCCTCCATCTGCAAAAATCCCTCATCGCCACCAATGACATACCACAAGCTATACCTTACCTTCTCAAAACGCATCCAGCGCCGTACCCTCCTCCCACCAAGATTGTCCTTTGACGACTTGGAATTCTTTATTGATATTTGGGCAGAAGATGTAATTATTTTCTCGGAAGCAATTCAAGGTCCAGTTCTGAAGACTAAGATTCCACTGGAAGAAGGCATGTCTAACCTGCTGCGATTCCATCTACAGGGTTCCGATTACAGGATGACAATCCCTGTTAATCCGAGATTTGATGTTCGTTTAGGTCAGAGTGTTAGTGTCTCTGTGCTTGTTGGACGTAAGGATTCTAACAAAATCGCTCAGATCGTCAAGAAATCTGTGTTTGATTATATTGATAGAAGTGCCCACAGAGCCCTCGCCTTTGACTATCTTGACTTCTCTCCTCTGCACCCGTTCATCTCGGGCGTCCGATCCTGGGTCTCTTTATTATTCACGGAGGAAGGAAATGATTCACTCCTCAATGTTTTCGGGGTTCAGTTGGATTTCTGTGATGCTGCCAACTCTGAGGATGAAGTGTTGTGGCTTTTAGACATGCTTGATTGGAAGTAA